Proteins encoded together in one Micromonospora kangleipakensis window:
- the katG gene encoding catalase/peroxidase HPI codes for MSDTQDNGPSSAQGVDQKAAAGCPVAHDSVTAHGSESENPAIDSPTPKTGGRPRTNRDWWPNQLDLSVLHAHSSKGNPLAEGFSYAKEFEKLDVEALKQDITEVLTTSQDWWPADFGHYGGLMIRMSWHAAGTYRIEDGRGGAGDGGQRFAPLNSWPDNANLDKARRLLWPVKQKYGQKISWADLLVLAGNVALESMGFKTFGFGFGREDVWEPEEIFWGPEDTWLGDERYASEKEMAAGVGATEMGLIYVNPEGPRGNADPAAAAHFIRETFARMAMNDEETVALIAGGHTFGKTHGAGVADDHVGPEPEGAPLEAQGLGWLSTYGSGKGGDTITSGLEVTWTDRPTQWSNRFFEILFGNEWELTTSPGGAKQWVAKDAEAIIPDAHDPSKKHKPTMLTTDLSLRVDPAYEKISRRFLENPDEFALAFAKAWYKLLHRDMGPVSRFLGPWVAEPQLWQDPVPAVNDGLVGDADVAALKAKVLESGLTTAQLVSTAWASAASFRHTDKRGGANGARIRLEPQRSWEVNQPEQLATVLDTLEGIQREFNDAGGAKISLADLIVLAGSAAVEKAARDAGIEVTVPFRPGRTDATQEQTDVESFRVLEPRADGFRNYLRPGEKTQPEVLLVDRAYMLNLTAPEMTVLVGGLRSLGANSGGAQHGVLTDRPGVLTNDFFTNLLSPGTRWKASESDEHVYAIRDLATDEVKWTATAVDLIFGSNSQLRALAEVYASQDARDKFVADFVAAWTKVMELDRFDLA; via the coding sequence ATGAGCGACACCCAGGACAATGGTCCCTCCAGTGCGCAGGGCGTGGACCAGAAGGCGGCGGCCGGCTGCCCGGTCGCGCACGACTCCGTGACCGCGCACGGCAGCGAGAGCGAGAACCCGGCGATCGACTCGCCGACCCCGAAGACCGGCGGTCGTCCGCGCACCAACCGGGACTGGTGGCCCAACCAGCTCGACCTCTCGGTGTTGCACGCCCACTCGTCGAAGGGCAACCCGCTGGCGGAAGGGTTCAGCTACGCCAAGGAGTTTGAGAAACTCGACGTCGAGGCCCTCAAGCAGGACATCACCGAGGTCCTCACCACCTCGCAGGACTGGTGGCCGGCCGACTTCGGCCACTACGGCGGTCTGATGATCCGGATGAGCTGGCACGCCGCCGGCACCTACCGCATCGAGGACGGTCGCGGCGGGGCCGGCGACGGGGGTCAGCGTTTCGCGCCGCTCAACAGCTGGCCGGACAACGCCAACCTCGACAAGGCCCGCCGGCTGCTGTGGCCGGTCAAGCAGAAGTACGGCCAGAAGATCTCGTGGGCCGACCTGCTCGTGCTCGCCGGCAACGTCGCCCTGGAGTCGATGGGGTTCAAGACCTTCGGCTTCGGCTTCGGTCGGGAGGACGTGTGGGAGCCCGAGGAGATCTTCTGGGGTCCGGAGGACACCTGGCTCGGCGACGAGCGCTACGCCTCCGAGAAGGAGATGGCGGCCGGCGTCGGGGCGACCGAGATGGGTCTCATCTACGTCAACCCGGAGGGCCCCCGCGGCAACGCGGACCCGGCTGCGGCGGCGCACTTCATCCGCGAGACCTTTGCCCGGATGGCGATGAACGACGAGGAGACCGTCGCCCTCATCGCCGGTGGCCACACCTTCGGCAAGACCCACGGCGCGGGCGTTGCCGACGACCACGTGGGCCCCGAGCCCGAGGGGGCCCCGCTGGAGGCGCAGGGCCTGGGCTGGCTGAGCACCTACGGCAGCGGCAAGGGCGGTGACACGATCACCAGCGGCCTCGAGGTGACGTGGACCGACCGGCCGACGCAGTGGAGCAACCGTTTCTTCGAGATCCTCTTCGGCAACGAGTGGGAGCTCACCACGAGCCCCGGCGGCGCGAAGCAGTGGGTCGCCAAGGATGCCGAGGCGATCATCCCGGACGCCCACGACCCGTCGAAGAAGCACAAGCCGACGATGCTCACGACCGACCTGTCGCTGCGCGTCGACCCGGCGTACGAGAAGATCTCGCGCCGATTCCTGGAGAACCCCGACGAGTTCGCGCTGGCGTTCGCCAAGGCCTGGTACAAGCTGCTGCACCGCGACATGGGTCCGGTCAGCCGCTTCCTGGGACCGTGGGTCGCCGAGCCCCAGTTGTGGCAGGACCCGGTGCCGGCCGTCAACGATGGACTCGTGGGTGACGCCGACGTTGCCGCCCTCAAGGCGAAGGTCCTGGAGTCCGGCCTCACGACCGCCCAGCTGGTCTCCACCGCCTGGGCCTCCGCCGCGAGCTTCCGGCACACCGACAAGCGTGGCGGCGCCAACGGCGCGCGGATCCGTCTCGAACCGCAGCGCAGCTGGGAGGTCAACCAGCCCGAGCAGCTCGCGACGGTCCTGGACACCCTCGAGGGCATCCAGCGGGAGTTCAACGATGCCGGCGGCGCGAAGATCTCGCTCGCCGACCTGATCGTGCTGGCTGGCTCGGCCGCCGTCGAGAAGGCGGCGCGCGACGCCGGCATCGAGGTGACCGTGCCGTTCCGCCCCGGCCGCACCGACGCCACTCAGGAGCAGACCGACGTCGAGTCGTTCCGGGTCCTCGAGCCGCGCGCCGACGGATTTCGCAACTACCTGCGTCCCGGCGAGAAGACCCAGCCGGAGGTGCTGCTCGTCGACCGTGCCTACATGCTGAACCTGACCGCGCCCGAGATGACCGTCCTCGTCGGCGGCCTGCGCTCCCTCGGGGCCAACTCCGGCGGCGCGCAGCACGGCGTCCTCACCGATCGGCCCGGTGTGCTCACCAACGACTTCTTCACCAACCTGCTCTCCCCGGGCACCCGGTGGAAGGCGTCGGAGTCCGACGAGCACGTCTACGCGATCCGGGACCTGGCCACCGATGAGGTGAAGTGGACCGCCACCGCGGTCGACCTCATCTTCGGCTCCAACTCCCAGCTGCGGGCCCTCGCGGAGGTCTACGCCAGCCAGGATGCCCGCGACAAGTTCGTGGCCGACTTCGTCGCAGCCTGGACCAAGGTCATGGAACTCGACCGGTTCGACCTCGCCTGA
- a CDS encoding Fur family transcriptional regulator, giving the protein MTPDFETQLRAVSLRVTRPRLAVLAALRDHPHVDTDTVIALVRADHPTVSHQTVYDVLRALTDAGLVRRIQPAGATARYESRVADNHHHVVCRSCGAIADVDCAVGHSPCLTASDDHGFAVDEAEVVYWGTCPDCATDRTPQ; this is encoded by the coding sequence ATGACGCCCGACTTCGAGACGCAGCTGCGGGCGGTCTCGTTGCGCGTGACCCGGCCCCGGTTGGCGGTGCTCGCAGCGCTGCGCGACCACCCGCACGTCGACACCGACACGGTGATCGCCCTGGTACGGGCGGATCATCCCACGGTCTCCCACCAAACGGTGTACGACGTACTGCGTGCGCTCACCGACGCCGGTCTGGTGCGGCGCATCCAGCCTGCCGGTGCGACCGCCCGCTACGAGTCCCGGGTCGCGGACAACCACCACCATGTCGTGTGCCGCTCCTGCGGCGCGATCGCCGACGTCGACTGCGCCGTCGGCCACTCTCCCTGTCTCACCGCCTCCGACGACCACGGTTTCGCGGTCGACGAGGCGGAGGTCGTCTACTGGGGCACCTGCCCCGACTGCGCGACCGATCGCACGCCCCAGTGA
- a CDS encoding cold-shock protein has protein sequence MAQGTVKWFNDDKGFGFISVDDGSADVFVHFSEIQSNGFRSLTESQRVEFDIVQGQKGPQAAAVRVL, from the coding sequence ATGGCACAGGGCACCGTGAAGTGGTTCAACGACGACAAGGGCTTCGGCTTCATCTCCGTCGACGACGGCAGCGCCGACGTCTTCGTCCACTTCTCTGAGATCCAGTCGAACGGCTTCCGCAGCCTCACCGAGAGCCAGCGGGTCGAGTTCGACATCGTGCAGGGCCAAAAGGGCCCGCAGGCAGCGGCCGTACGCGTCCTCTGA
- a CDS encoding acyl-CoA desaturase, protein MNEPKPLLAAPQTRAGAVAIWIFVVTPFIALLAAMPVAWGWGLSGVDLTLAITTYLISGFGIAAGYHRHLTHGSFKARRGLRIALAVAGSLAVEGSPTQWVANHRRHHAFSDREGDPHSPWRYGTSVTAVLKGLFHAHIGWMFRRELSNRSRFAPDLLADRDIRVVDRLFGPLVAVSLLTPALIGGLVTGTWAGALSAFFWAGLVRMAVLHHVTWSVNSICHVVGDRPFASKDRATNFWPLAILSFGESWHNSHHADPTGARHGVLRGQLDPAARLIWIFEKLRLAGDVRWPVPERLDAKRAR, encoded by the coding sequence GTGAACGAACCCAAGCCGCTGCTCGCCGCGCCGCAGACCAGAGCAGGTGCGGTCGCAATCTGGATCTTCGTGGTCACCCCGTTCATCGCTCTCCTCGCCGCCATGCCGGTCGCGTGGGGCTGGGGGCTGTCCGGCGTCGACCTGACCTTGGCGATCACCACCTATCTGATCAGCGGGTTCGGTATCGCGGCCGGATATCACCGCCACCTGACCCACGGGTCGTTCAAGGCGCGGCGCGGACTGCGCATCGCGCTGGCCGTGGCCGGATCGCTCGCCGTCGAGGGTTCGCCGACCCAGTGGGTCGCCAACCACCGCCGCCATCACGCCTTCTCCGACCGCGAAGGCGACCCCCACTCGCCTTGGCGCTACGGCACCAGCGTCACCGCGGTGCTCAAGGGCCTGTTCCACGCCCACATCGGCTGGATGTTCCGGCGAGAGCTGAGCAACCGGTCCCGCTTCGCCCCGGATCTGCTCGCCGACCGCGACATCCGCGTGGTCGACCGCCTCTTCGGGCCGCTGGTCGCGGTGTCCCTGCTCACGCCCGCACTGATCGGCGGCCTCGTCACCGGCACCTGGGCGGGCGCGCTGAGCGCCTTCTTCTGGGCCGGGCTGGTCCGCATGGCCGTGCTGCACCACGTCACCTGGTCGGTGAACTCCATCTGCCACGTCGTGGGCGACCGGCCCTTCGCCAGCAAGGACCGGGCCACGAACTTCTGGCCTCTGGCGATCCTCTCCTTCGGCGAGAGCTGGCACAACTCCCATCACGCCGATCCCACAGGAGCCCGCCACGGCGTCCTGCGCGGCCAGCTCGACCCCGCCGCCCGGCTCATCTGGATCTTCGAGAAGCTCCGGCTGGCCGGCGACGTGCGTTGGCCGGTGCCCGAACGGCTCGACGCGAAGCGCGCGCGGTAG